In Micromonospora ferruginea, the sequence CGACGGATAGGCCGGGTCCACCGGCACGTACGCGGCGCCGGCCTTCAGCACCGCGAGCATCGCCACCACCAGCTCGCAGGAGCGGGGCAGCAGCAACGCGACCCGGGTCTCCGGGCCGGCGCCACGGGCCACCAGCAGCCGGGCCAGCCGGTTCGCCGCGGTGTTCAGCTCGGCGTAGCTGAGCGTCGCGCCGTCGCAGACCAGCGCCGCCGCGTCCGGGGTGGCGGCGACCTGCCGCTGCACCTCGTCGACCACGGTGGTCACCGGCACGTCGCGCGCGGTGTCGTCGCCGAGGACGAGGTTCCGCTCGTCGTCGGTGAGCAGCGGCAGCGCGCCCACCGTACGCTCCGGTTCGGCCACCGCGGCGGCGAGCAGCCGCAGGTAGCGCCGCACCACCGTCTCGGCGGTCGCCCGGTCGAACAGCTCGCTGCGGTAGACCAGCCGGGACTCGCCGGTGGTGATGTCGAACGCCAGGTCGTCCTTGGTGGTGCCCAGCTCGATCGGGTCCAGGCCGGAGTCCGGGATCCAGTTCAGCGCGGTCTGGAAGACCGGCTGCACCGACGGGTCGCGCTGCGGGTCGACCGCCTCGACGATCTTCTGGAACGGCGTCTGCCCGTGCTCCATGGCGTCGATCAGGCCGTTGCGGACCCGGCCCAGCAGGTCGGCGAAGGTCGGGTCGCCGGAGACGTCGCAGCGCAGCGCCACCGGGTTGACGAACATGCCGATCAGCGGCGCCAGCTCGGGGTTGTCCCGGCCCGCGGTGGAGACGCCCACGACCACGTCGGTGTCGCCGGAGATGCGCGACAGCAGCGCCGCGAAACCGGCCAGCAGCACCATGTACGGCGTGGCCTGCGCGCCGACCGCCAGCGCGCCGATCCGGTCGAGCAGCCCGTCCGGCAGCGCGAAGCGCACCTCGTCGCCGGCGAAGCCGAGCTGCGCCGGGCGGGGCCGGTCCAGCGGCAGGCCGGTGACCGCCGGCGCACCGGCCAGGTGACCGGTCCAGAACGCGAGCTGCCGGGCCAGCTCGTCGCCGGTGAGCTGCTGGCGCTGCCAGACCGCGAAGTCGGCGTACTGGATCGGCAGCTCGGGCACGGCGGCCTCGGTGCCGCTGCGCACGGCCTCGCAGGTCGCGCGCAGCTCGGCGTGGAACAGCACCGCCGAGTGGCTGTCGAAGACCGCGTGGTGCGCCACGAACGCCAGCGCCCAGTTGTCCTCGAGGCGGATCAGCCGGGCCCGCCACAGCGGCGCCGCGTCCAGCGGGATCGGGGTGCGGGCCAGCTCGGCGCGCAGCCGCTCGAACTCGGCCAGCCGCTCGCCGGCCGGCAGGTGGCTCAGGTCCACGGTGGGCAGCGGTGTCGCCTCGTGGGCGCGCACCACCTGCACCAGCGCGCCGTCGTCCACCCGCAGGTGGGTACGGAGCGCCTCGTGCCGGGCCACGATCCGGTTGACCACGTCGCTCGCCGTCTCCGCGTCCACGCCGGCCGGGAAGGCCCACGGGACGGAGACGTTGAACACCGGCGAGCCGGCGTCGAGCTGGTTGGCCATCCACACCCGTTCCTGGGCGTACGAGGCCGGGAAGGTCCACTCCTGCTGACTCATGAGAGCGCCTCGCGTACCGAGCGCGGGCGCATGTCGGTCCACACCTCGTCCACGTGGGCCAGGCACTCCTCGCGGCTGCCGGCGAAACCGGTGTCCTGCCAGCCGGCGGGCAGCTCCCGGTCGGCCGACCAGATCGAGTACTGCTCCTCGTCGTTGCGGACGACCAGGAATCGGGGTTCGGCCATGTCAGTTCGCTCCAGCGGTGTCGGGGGTGTACGCCTCGGCCATCGCCACGGCGATCTTCCGGGGGCCGGTGAACGGCTCCCGGCCGTGCGCGGCCGTCATGTTGTCGACCACCAGCACGTCGTCGCGCTGGTAGTCGAATCGGACCGTGGCCGCCCGGTAGGCGGCACGCAGGTGGTCCATGACGTCGGCGGGGATCTCGCCGCCGTCGCCGTAGTAGGTGTTCGACGGCAGACCGTCCGCGCCGAACATGGCCAGCAGCCCCTCCTGGTAGTCCTTCGGCAGGGTGCTGAGGTGGAAGAACGTGGCGTGGTTGAACCAGCGCGGCGTGTCCGAGCCGGGCCGGTGGTGCACCACGTCGCGCACCGCGCGGGTGCGCAGGCCGTCCTTGCCGACCCACTCGGGGGTGATCCCGTTGGCCGCCGCGTACGACTCGACCTCGGCGCGGCTCTCGGTGTTGAACACCTCCTGCCAGCGGGTGCCGAAGTCGCCGTGGAAGTTGCGCACCAGCATCCAGCGCCGCCGGACGAACTCCTCGCGCACCGCCGGGTCGATCAGCTCGTACACCCGGCGCACGTCGGCCAGCGGCGTGGCGCCCCGGGTCTCCGGCGCGGTGACGCAGTAGAAGAACAGCGTCAGCGGCCAGCGCGCCTGGTAGGAGTTCTCGTTGTGCAGGAAGATCTCCTCGTCCGGCGGGTAGTCGGTCGAGGTGTAGACCCGGCCCTTGATGGAGTGCCGGGGCGAGGACCGCTCGGTGTAGGTCAGCGGCTCGCCGGCCAGGGCGCGCACGGCGGCGTCGAAGCCGTCCACACCACCCACCTCGAAGCCGCGGAACAGCAGCCCGCCGCTGGCGACGAGGGTGTCCCGCAGCTCGGCGCGCCGGGCCGCGATGAGGTCGGTCAGCGCCCGGCCGTCGTTCTCGACGACCACCGGGAGCGTGGCGGTTGTCTCGCTCATGATGCGGTGTCTCCTTGGGTTGCGTCGGGGGGTGTCAGCCGCGGGGCAGCCGCGGAATGGCCGGAATCGCCGCCGGGGCGGCCGGTTGGTCGGCGGGGGCCTCGGCGCGCAGCTCCTCGATCCGGGCCGCCAGACCGGCCACGGTGGGGGTCTCGAAGAGGCTGCGCATCGGCAGCCGCACCCCGGTCGCCTTGCGCATCGCGGCGATGAGCTGCACGGCGACCAGCGAGTTGCCGCCGAGGGCGAAGAAGTCGTCGTCCACGCCGATGTCGGTGACGCCGAGGCCGTCCCGCCACACCTGGGCGATGGTCTTCTCCAGCTCGGTGCCCGGCGCGGCCGAGCCGCCACCGGACGCCGCCGGCGCGCCGGTCGGGGCGTCGGTCTCCTCGGCCAGGCTGTCCGTGGTCACCCGGGCGGCCCGGCGCCGGATGTCGGCCACCGTGCGGGTGGCGATGACCACCTGCGCGCCCAGGCCGGCGCCGAGGCTGCGGCGGAACGCCTCCGCCCCGTCGACCGGCCGGATGTCCTCGGTGACCACGGCCGGCGCGTCGGCCTCCGCCGGAGCCTCCGCGAGGTTGCCGGTGACCGCGCCCTGATCCACCCGGCGCAGCACGAAGTCGCTGATCGCGACCAGCTCCCGGCCGTCCGGGTCGCGCAGCGACAGGTCGGCGGCGACCACCTCGTCGGTGGCCGCCGGCCGGTGCCGCAGGTGACTGTGGAACTGCTCCGGCAGCGCCCCGCGCACCACGATCCGCCCGTACGACAGCGGCAGGTAGGTGCCGCTGCCCTGGCCCCGACCGAACGCGGTGGCCACGTCCAGCAGCGCCGGGTGCAACCCCCAGGCGGGCAGGTCACCGCGCGCCGCGGCGGGCGCCTGCACCCGGGCCAGTTCCTCACCGTCGGCGAGGTGGTGCTCCGCCAGCGCCGCCCAGCGCGGCCCGAACGTGAGCATGCTGGTGCGTCCGCGCCCGAACGAGGCGTCGTCGTCGACCCGCCGGCCGGCCACGGTGGCCGGGGCGGCCGGCGGCGCGGCCTCGGTGGTCCACCCCGCCGCGCCGCGCACGTGCGTGCGCAGCCGGCCGGCGGTGAGGCTGGCCACGGTGAAGTCCACCCCGTCCTCGGTCGGGGCCAGCTCCACCCGGTATTGCGCCACGGCGCCGTCCGGCACCGAGAACGGCTCCAGGAAGACCACGTCGCGCAGCTCCACCGCGGCGTCCGGCGCCGGCGCGGGCAGCGCGGCGACCACCGCGGCGCGCACCGACTCCAGGTGGGCGGTGCCGGGCACCACCGGCACCCCGCCGATCCGGTGCTCGTCGAGCAGCCAGTGGGTGTCCGCCGCGACCAGGCCGTGCAGCACCGTGCCGTCCGGCCCGGCGACCATCGTGGTCAGCACCGGGTGGGTGACCGCGCTGGTGACGGTGTCCCGCCCGGCGGCCCGGAACGCGGCCGGCGCGGCGGTCTCCACCGCCATGCCGACCTCGGCCCAGCCGCCCCAGTTCTGCGACACCACCGGCGCCCGGAAACCGGCACCGGACCGGGCCAGCGCGTCCAGCACGTTGTTCGCCGCGCAGTAGTCGACCTGGCCGAAACCGCCGATCACCGCGGTGATCGAGGAGCAGAGCGCCACGAAGTCCAGCGGCAGGTCGCCGAAGACCTGGGCCAGCGCGAGCGTGCCGGCGAGCTTCGGCGCGAGCACCCGCTCCGCCTCGGCCCGCTCCTTCACCTCGGCCATGCCACCGCCGGGCAGGCCGGCGGCGTGCACGATGCCGTCCAGCCCGCCGAAGCGGCGCTCCGCCTCGGCGCGTACCCGGCGCAGGTCGTCCGGGTCGGTGACGTCGGCGGCGAGCACCAGCACCTCCGCGCCGGCGGCCTCCATCCGGCGGATCGCCGCGATCGCCCGCCCGGCCCGGTCGGCGCCGCCGTGCACCGCCAGGTGCCCGTCCCAGTCGTCCCGCTCGGGCAGGCCGGAGCGGGCCAGCAGCACCAGCTTGGCGCGGGTCCGGCGGGCGAAGTCCTCGGCCAGGGTGACGCCGATGCCGCCGAGCCCACCGGTGATCAGGTAGCGGCCCTCCTCGCGCAGCACGCCCGGCTCGTCCTCGGCGGCCACGGTCACCTGCTCGTAGCCGCCCACCCAGCGCCGGTCGCGCCGCAACGCCACCTCCGGGTGCTCCGGGTCGACCGGGCTGCGCAG encodes:
- a CDS encoding TauD/TfdA family dioxygenase translates to MSETTATLPVVVENDGRALTDLIAARRAELRDTLVASGGLLFRGFEVGGVDGFDAAVRALAGEPLTYTERSSPRHSIKGRVYTSTDYPPDEEIFLHNENSYQARWPLTLFFYCVTAPETRGATPLADVRRVYELIDPAVREEFVRRRWMLVRNFHGDFGTRWQEVFNTESRAEVESYAAANGITPEWVGKDGLRTRAVRDVVHHRPGSDTPRWFNHATFFHLSTLPKDYQEGLLAMFGADGLPSNTYYGDGGEIPADVMDHLRAAYRAATVRFDYQRDDVLVVDNMTAAHGREPFTGPRKIAVAMAEAYTPDTAGAN
- a CDS encoding non-ribosomal peptide synthetase, whose amino-acid sequence is MSQQEWTFPASYAQERVWMANQLDAGSPVFNVSVPWAFPAGVDAETASDVVNRIVARHEALRTHLRVDDGALVQVVRAHEATPLPTVDLSHLPAGERLAEFERLRAELARTPIPLDAAPLWRARLIRLEDNWALAFVAHHAVFDSHSAVLFHAELRATCEAVRSGTEAAVPELPIQYADFAVWQRQQLTGDELARQLAFWTGHLAGAPAVTGLPLDRPRPAQLGFAGDEVRFALPDGLLDRIGALAVGAQATPYMVLLAGFAALLSRISGDTDVVVGVSTAGRDNPELAPLIGMFVNPVALRCDVSGDPTFADLLGRVRNGLIDAMEHGQTPFQKIVEAVDPQRDPSVQPVFQTALNWIPDSGLDPIELGTTKDDLAFDITTGESRLVYRSELFDRATAETVVRRYLRLLAAAVAEPERTVGALPLLTDDERNLVLGDDTARDVPVTTVVDEVQRQVAATPDAAALVCDGATLSYAELNTAANRLARLLVARGAGPETRVALLLPRSCELVVAMLAVLKAGAAYVPVDPAYPSGRIAYLLSDATPALVVATPDTAASAAGDTLVLDGEVGADQPGGDLTDADRVAPLRPGHPAYVLHTSGSTGRPKGVVVEHRAVTAYLAWARATYPGLAGAALLHSPVSFDLTVTGLLGTLTAGGAVRLAAIDSPAARAGGRPSFLKVTPSHLPLLDGELSPTTDLVIGGEALSGEQLAGWRAAHPEVAVVNEYGPTEATVGCVAARVAPGEPVAPGPVPIGTPTWNTRALLLDGALQPVPPGVVGELYVTGVQLARGYHDRPGLTAERFLPCPYGPPGTRMYATGDLARRRPDGTLDYLGRRDDQVKVRGMRIELGEVEAALLAHPDVRAAAAAVRTDGGGEPTLVGYLVGPAHEDSVRAELARELPSHLVPAALVRLDALPLTPNGKLDRAALPAPAATEPTEDSYVAPRTEAEALVAEVYADILQVEKVGALDDFFTLGGNSLRGMRAMARIRAEVDVDLPMRALFSSPVVADLAAQIEQRIAAELDGLSDTEVAALLAAEEGTN
- a CDS encoding MbtH family protein; amino-acid sequence: MAEPRFLVVRNDEEQYSIWSADRELPAGWQDTGFAGSREECLAHVDEVWTDMRPRSVREALS